One segment of Laspinema palackyanum D2c DNA contains the following:
- a CDS encoding OmpA family protein, with protein sequence MLNFNQTPVNIEEEQTDNSSFYLAIGDLMSGVLMVFALLFITTLLQLQEAKEQLSQERRIFVGELVGHLKGNEIDVKVNEETGEVSVREAILFDEGSAQLKPEGKAELSKFIPLYSQLIFSHPDFEREISRVIIEGHTSSTGSYEANMELSLMRALAVTRYIFSSELQFASKAQLTPKIMAAGRGEIEAEPEYDNPGDRKVVFRFQFRGEEIGTLD encoded by the coding sequence ATGCTTAATTTTAATCAAACCCCTGTGAATATCGAAGAAGAACAGACGGATAACTCTAGCTTTTACCTAGCCATTGGAGATTTAATGTCAGGAGTCTTGATGGTATTTGCTTTGCTATTTATCACAACCCTGCTGCAACTCCAGGAAGCGAAAGAGCAATTATCTCAAGAACGGCGCATTTTTGTGGGAGAACTGGTGGGACATTTGAAAGGCAATGAAATCGATGTCAAAGTGAACGAAGAAACCGGGGAAGTGAGTGTGCGAGAGGCGATTTTATTTGATGAAGGGAGCGCCCAACTGAAACCCGAGGGAAAGGCAGAATTGAGTAAATTTATTCCCCTGTATAGTCAATTAATTTTTTCCCATCCAGATTTTGAGCGAGAAATTTCCCGGGTGATTATTGAAGGTCACACGAGTTCTACAGGGTCTTATGAAGCGAATATGGAATTAAGTCTGATGCGAGCGTTGGCGGTGACGCGGTATATTTTTTCTTCTGAACTCCAGTTTGCGAGTAAAGCCCAATTAACCCCAAAAATTATGGCGGCTGGACGGGGAGAAATTGAGGCAGAACCGGAGTATGATAATCCAGGCGATCGCAAGGTGGTGTTTCGATTCCAGTTCCGAGGGGAGGAAATTGGCACCCTGGATTAA
- a CDS encoding PAS domain S-box protein translates to MTNQNRGPMDFEAGDRLTQSLQEQLALAQHRCEALELALEHKQAELTNARVQQESGAASQKSDEIYKNIFEKAPIGMVLIHWQTQEFVQVNPTFCHLLGYSDSELAALTFGEITVPEEGEKDREFLLQMNERPEISRYQTEKRLIRKNGEILWVHLCICVLKDSQGNPLYLLGTIQDDSDRLYTQCALQESQERLQSVLDTLPLGVWITDANGTILQGNPAGQKIWGGARYVGMDHYHEYKGWWPDTGKQLSSEEWALSRTLRTGQSILNEEIDIEDFNGKRKTILNSTMPLRNQSGVMVGAMFVNQDITEQRLVENALWENQRLIQQIADATPTILYLYDLLENRNIYSNQHLDEILGYLPQEIQNMGPDFLQNSIHPEDWPRVVENQIKLISAQDGEIIETEYRMRDSQGEWHWLVSRDTIFSRTPEGTAKQILGMGLDISLRKRAEAELVEYRQQLEELVERRTAQLQNTNQQLEREIADRIRAEVQLRESETRYRLLAENATDLICIHSPDGVYQYVSPSCFTLLGYNPSELIGHSAYEWIHPDDIPDVEISHRAVLEVLGPFQLVYRLRHQDGHYLWFETNAQAICHQETGEVVKIQAASRDISDRQRIEKELAQHTADLARSNAELEQFAYIASHDLQEPLRMIASYTQLLALRYPEKLDAKAEKYIAYILDGATRMQQLIHDLLQYSRVGTHGKSFHFVDSNEIMTRAISNLKIAIRESDARITWHNLPQVFGDKTQLLQLFQNLIANAIKYRGLQPPKVQIEAHYREGEWLFSVRDNGIGIDPKHGDRIFQIFQRLHTREEYPGTGIGLAICKRIVERHRGHIWVESEPDRGAIFYFTLANSSPIEE, encoded by the coding sequence ATGACGAATCAGAATCGGGGACCAATGGATTTTGAGGCGGGCGATCGCCTCACTCAATCCCTTCAAGAACAGCTTGCATTGGCACAGCATCGTTGTGAGGCGTTGGAATTGGCGTTAGAACATAAGCAAGCGGAATTAACAAATGCTCGGGTTCAGCAAGAGAGCGGCGCAGCCTCACAAAAAAGTGACGAAATATACAAAAATATTTTTGAAAAAGCACCGATTGGGATGGTTTTAATCCATTGGCAGACGCAAGAGTTTGTGCAAGTTAATCCCACTTTTTGTCATCTATTGGGCTATTCTGATTCAGAATTGGCGGCCCTGACTTTTGGGGAGATTACTGTCCCAGAAGAGGGGGAAAAGGACCGAGAATTTCTCCTACAAATGAATGAGCGCCCAGAAATTTCCCGCTATCAAACAGAGAAACGGTTGATTCGCAAGAATGGGGAGATTTTGTGGGTGCATCTATGCATCTGTGTTTTGAAGGATAGTCAGGGAAATCCGCTTTATCTGTTGGGGACAATTCAGGATGATAGCGATCGCCTCTACACTCAATGCGCCCTCCAGGAGAGTCAAGAAAGATTACAAAGTGTCTTAGATACCTTGCCCCTTGGGGTCTGGATTACTGATGCCAATGGGACGATCCTGCAAGGAAATCCAGCGGGTCAAAAAATTTGGGGCGGTGCTCGATATGTGGGAATGGACCACTATCATGAATATAAAGGATGGTGGCCCGATACAGGAAAGCAACTCTCTAGTGAAGAATGGGCATTATCCCGAACCTTGCGAACGGGACAAAGTATCTTGAATGAAGAAATTGACATTGAAGATTTTAACGGCAAGCGCAAAACAATTCTCAACTCGACGATGCCGTTACGAAATCAATCGGGGGTGATGGTGGGTGCAATGTTTGTCAATCAAGATATCACCGAGCAACGGTTGGTGGAAAATGCCCTGTGGGAAAATCAGCGGTTGATTCAACAAATTGCTGATGCGACCCCCACGATTTTATATCTTTATGACTTGCTAGAAAATCGGAATATCTATTCTAACCAACATCTCGATGAAATTCTCGGTTACCTTCCCCAAGAGATTCAAAATATGGGGCCGGATTTTTTGCAGAATTCGATTCATCCGGAAGATTGGCCTAGGGTGGTAGAAAATCAGATAAAATTAATCTCAGCTCAGGATGGAGAGATTATTGAAACCGAATATCGGATGCGGGATTCTCAGGGAGAATGGCACTGGTTAGTGAGTCGGGATACTATCTTTTCGCGTACCCCGGAAGGGACTGCAAAGCAAATTCTCGGGATGGGTTTAGATATTAGTCTTCGCAAGCGAGCCGAGGCAGAATTGGTGGAATATCGTCAACAATTGGAGGAGTTAGTTGAGCGCCGCACGGCGCAACTTCAAAACACGAATCAACAGTTGGAACGGGAAATTGCCGATCGCATTCGTGCAGAGGTCCAGCTTCGAGAGAGTGAAACTCGCTATCGGTTGTTAGCTGAAAATGCCACGGATCTGATTTGTATTCATAGTCCTGACGGAGTATATCAATATGTTTCCCCTTCCTGCTTCACCCTGCTGGGGTATAACCCTTCTGAATTAATCGGACATTCAGCTTATGAGTGGATACATCCCGATGATATCCCCGATGTAGAAATTTCCCATCGGGCGGTTTTAGAAGTATTGGGTCCGTTCCAGTTGGTTTACCGGCTTCGTCATCAAGACGGACATTATCTTTGGTTTGAGACGAATGCACAGGCTATCTGTCATCAGGAGACAGGGGAGGTGGTCAAAATTCAGGCGGCTTCCCGGGATATCAGCGATCGCCAGCGCATTGAAAAAGAACTTGCCCAACATACCGCCGATTTAGCCCGTTCTAATGCGGAGTTAGAGCAATTTGCCTATATTGCCTCTCACGATTTACAGGAACCCCTCCGCATGATTGCTAGTTATACTCAATTATTAGCTCTGCGCTACCCGGAAAAACTCGATGCTAAAGCGGAGAAATACATTGCTTATATTCTGGATGGTGCAACTCGGATGCAGCAACTGATTCATGATTTGTTGCAGTATTCCCGGGTGGGAACTCACGGCAAATCCTTCCATTTTGTGGATTCTAATGAAATTATGACTCGGGCTATTTCTAATTTAAAAATCGCTATTCGTGAAAGTGATGCTCGGATCACTTGGCATAATTTACCCCAGGTTTTTGGGGATAAAACTCAATTGCTCCAGTTATTTCAAAACTTGATTGCTAACGCGATTAAATATCGGGGCTTGCAACCTCCGAAGGTGCAAATTGAGGCCCATTATCGGGAAGGAGAATGGTTGTTTTCCGTGCGGGATAATGGCATTGGCATCGACCCCAAACATGGCGATCGCATCTTTCAAATTTTCCAACGGTTGCATACCCGCGAGGAATACCCCGGGACCGGAATTGGATTAGCCATTTGTAAGCGCATTGTCGAACGCCATCGGGGTCATATATGGGTTGAATCTGAACCCGATCGCGGGGCAATTTTCTACTTTACTTTGGCTAATTCTAGCCCCATTGAGGAATGA
- a CDS encoding ATP-binding response regulator — MNRELINILLVEDNLGDAELFQDILEMSQESQIWNVTHVVRLAEALVKLDRDPVQVILLDLSLPDSQGLQTLMTLREKAPTLPIVVLTGLNDEQLAITAVREGAQDYLVKGLVSGGMITRSMFYAIERKKNEMAMESCLKQERELREIKSQFISMLSHELRNPLTTILASANLMDKLAEELSEAKKRDMNRKIKESAGRMNKILNDLLVLWHQESPEPTPLNPSWFDLPQFCQKLVAEFQIQLDNHCSPKANSIQLIFVSQVKSYPVYLDLNLLEQILTNLLSNAIKYSPNGGPVQFDLTVDSNQVIFRIQDSGIGIPASERERLFTSFYRATNTEGISGTGLGLAIVKNAVDVQGGTIQVNSEVGRGSTFTVSLPFELF, encoded by the coding sequence ATGAATCGAGAATTGATAAATATCCTATTAGTCGAGGATAATTTGGGGGACGCCGAACTGTTCCAGGACATTTTAGAAATGAGCCAGGAGAGTCAGATTTGGAATGTGACTCATGTGGTGCGATTAGCAGAGGCCCTCGTTAAACTCGATCGCGATCCCGTCCAAGTTATCCTGTTAGACCTCTCACTTCCGGATAGTCAAGGACTGCAAACCCTTATGACCCTGCGGGAAAAAGCCCCCACGCTCCCCATTGTGGTCCTGACGGGGTTGAATGATGAACAACTGGCGATTACAGCAGTCCGGGAAGGTGCTCAAGATTACCTGGTGAAAGGGTTAGTCAGTGGAGGCATGATCACCCGCTCAATGTTCTACGCGATCGAGCGCAAAAAAAATGAAATGGCTATGGAGTCCTGCTTAAAACAAGAGCGCGAACTCCGAGAAATTAAATCTCAATTTATCTCAATGCTCTCTCATGAATTACGCAATCCCCTCACTACCATTCTAGCCTCAGCAAACTTGATGGACAAATTGGCTGAGGAATTGAGCGAGGCGAAAAAACGGGATATGAACCGCAAAATCAAAGAGTCTGCGGGACGAATGAATAAAATCCTCAATGATCTGCTGGTACTCTGGCATCAGGAATCCCCGGAACCCACCCCATTGAACCCCAGTTGGTTTGATCTGCCCCAATTTTGCCAAAAGTTGGTCGCTGAGTTTCAAATTCAACTGGATAATCACTGCTCCCCAAAAGCTAATTCCATTCAATTAATATTTGTGAGCCAGGTCAAGTCCTATCCGGTGTACTTAGACCTCAATCTCCTGGAACAAATTTTGACCAACCTGCTCTCAAATGCGATTAAATATTCTCCCAATGGCGGCCCGGTTCAATTTGACCTAACGGTGGACTCTAATCAGGTGATTTTTCGGATTCAGGATTCTGGAATCGGGATTCCTGCGTCCGAACGAGAACGCTTATTTACTTCCTTTTATCGCGCCACTAATACAGAGGGGATCTCCGGGACGGGCCTAGGTTTAGCCATTGTCAAAAATGCGGTGGATGTCCAAGGCGGGACGATTCAGGTTAACAGTGAGGTGGGAAGGGGTTCTACATTTACGGTTAGCTTACCCTTTGAACTGTTCTAG
- a CDS encoding hybrid sensor histidine kinase/response regulator — MRILLVEDNLADAELLQEILLDLGEEQFTLAHVWRVSEALKQLAKTEFDVVLLDLSLPDSWGLETLMQVQSQAPTIPVVILTGSQDEEQAIEAVRKGAQDYLLKGQLVGALLVRAIHHAIERNRTLEALRRSEERFQTLAAELDLQVQERTRQLQHALEKEAMLNRITEKLRDSLDERQILQTAVRELAVALESDYCNATLYQTSPQAETVCYEYARDRVSDLGQAIRQVPEIYRPILHQDYVQFCPVFVDEFPEGMSILVTPIFGESGAIGNLCLCKPAQERFRFTEIALVQQVASQCAIAVRQARLYQASLAQVQELERLNRLKDDFLSTVSHELRTPIANIKMAVQILEMVEQKRQQESSSVTTPSEGRESKPPHSLDRAEGYIKILREECDREIRLIDSILELQRLEAAIEPVSVTPVLIQQWVGNVVAPFLQKVKKTQQILAVEIDPELPPILCDADILQRILTELLENACKYTPAQGRITITARCDDSRLHLNVRNSSLEIPATELTHVFDKFYRVPSSDPWKHGGTGLGLALVRKQTEYIGGQIKVTSAFGETCFTLELPLSPMHSMTEGCESVNPES; from the coding sequence ATGAGAATTTTATTGGTGGAGGACAATCTCGCCGATGCGGAACTTCTACAAGAGATATTATTAGATTTGGGCGAGGAGCAGTTTACATTAGCTCACGTTTGGCGGGTCAGCGAAGCCCTAAAACAGTTGGCGAAAACTGAGTTTGATGTGGTATTATTAGATTTATCTCTGCCCGATTCCTGGGGATTAGAAACTCTGATGCAAGTGCAATCCCAAGCGCCGACTATCCCGGTGGTGATTTTGACGGGTTCTCAGGACGAAGAACAGGCGATCGAGGCAGTTCGCAAAGGCGCACAGGATTATCTCCTCAAAGGACAACTGGTGGGTGCACTGTTGGTCCGGGCGATCCACCATGCGATCGAGCGGAATCGCACTTTAGAAGCGTTGCGGCGCAGTGAGGAGCGATTTCAAACTCTGGCGGCAGAACTGGATTTGCAAGTCCAGGAACGCACGCGGCAGTTGCAACACGCCTTAGAAAAAGAAGCGATGCTGAATCGGATTACGGAGAAACTGCGCGATAGTTTGGATGAACGGCAAATTTTGCAGACGGCAGTGAGAGAGTTGGCGGTTGCCTTAGAGTCGGATTATTGTAATGCTACTCTCTACCAAACGTCACCCCAGGCAGAAACTGTGTGCTATGAATATGCTCGGGACAGGGTGTCGGATTTAGGGCAGGCGATTAGGCAGGTTCCGGAGATTTATAGACCGATACTGCATCAGGATTATGTGCAGTTTTGTCCCGTCTTCGTAGATGAGTTTCCCGAGGGAATGTCTATTCTGGTGACTCCTATTTTCGGAGAAAGTGGGGCGATCGGGAACTTATGTTTATGTAAACCCGCCCAGGAGAGATTCCGTTTCACAGAAATCGCACTGGTGCAGCAAGTGGCCTCCCAATGCGCGATCGCCGTCCGTCAAGCGCGATTGTATCAAGCTTCCCTCGCTCAAGTCCAAGAATTAGAGCGTCTGAATCGCCTGAAAGATGATTTTCTCAGTACCGTCAGCCATGAATTACGCACCCCGATCGCCAATATCAAAATGGCGGTGCAAATTTTGGAAATGGTGGAACAAAAACGACAACAGGAGTCCTCCTCGGTGACGACGCCATCGGAGGGGAGAGAGAGCAAACCGCCTCATAGCTTGGATCGCGCCGAGGGGTATATTAAGATTTTGCGGGAAGAGTGCGATCGGGAAATTCGCCTGATTGATAGCATTCTGGAGTTGCAACGCCTGGAAGCAGCGATCGAACCCGTTTCTGTCACCCCGGTTTTGATACAACAGTGGGTGGGAAATGTGGTCGCCCCTTTCCTCCAAAAAGTCAAGAAGACTCAACAAATTTTGGCGGTGGAGATTGACCCGGAACTGCCCCCAATTCTCTGCGATGCAGATATCTTGCAGCGAATTCTCACGGAATTGCTAGAAAATGCCTGCAAATATACCCCCGCCCAAGGCCGGATCACCATTACGGCGCGCTGCGATGACTCCCGGTTACATCTTAATGTGAGAAACTCCAGCCTAGAAATCCCCGCCACGGAATTAACTCACGTTTTTGATAAATTCTACCGTGTTCCCAGTTCCGACCCCTGGAAACATGGGGGAACCGGATTGGGACTAGCCCTGGTTCGTAAACAAACTGAATATATTGGGGGCCAGATTAAAGTGACCAGCGCATTTGGCGAAACCTGCTTTACCCTAGAATTGCCCCTTTCCCCCATGCATTCCATGACCGAGGGTTGTGAGAGCGTCAACCCCGAGTCCTGA
- a CDS encoding AAA family ATPase, which produces MLNHPDSPQVYDAVLGGQTQPHAALIAQLDLMIRARYPILYLVGVEEEPVEEVLHKVAQLSMPHRKLLFWDIVRGWGDNGSAKGSAMAALDRIAKAPPQDSLFVLRDLHPILKNSTSDKNMPVIRELRNLTRELQRSRKTLILTAYTLAIPPELSEEITVIDFPLPDAAHINALITKFVTPEQLKIKGLAREQLIKACQGLSRTRIQRVLARALADKQQVNETDIESVLDEKKQTIRQTGILEFLPARESLKNVGGLDNLKTWVRMRNDVFSEEARRYGIPNPKGVLLVGIQGTGKSLSAKTIAHEWRLPLLRLDTGRLFGGIVGESESRLRQMIQLAEAMSPCVLWIDEIDKAFGNISGGTDGDSGTSRRVFGTLITWMQEKTVPVFIVATANNVRILPAELLRKGRFDEIFFLNLPTETERREIFKVHLMRLRPSRLREFDLGLLARQTNNFSGAEIEQVIIDGMHRAFGGNTTEKRRDFTTEDILRASEETVPLAAIARYQIEELKHWAAEAGARTASNDTELTEELKQWSIQKGMDSLDSD; this is translated from the coding sequence ATGCTGAATCATCCTGACTCCCCCCAAGTTTACGATGCCGTCCTAGGCGGTCAAACTCAGCCCCATGCGGCCTTAATTGCCCAATTGGATTTAATGATTCGGGCGCGTTATCCCATTCTTTACCTTGTGGGTGTGGAGGAGGAACCCGTGGAGGAAGTATTGCACAAAGTGGCTCAATTGTCAATGCCCCATCGGAAACTGTTATTCTGGGATATCGTGCGAGGTTGGGGAGATAATGGATCGGCAAAAGGATCAGCAATGGCCGCCCTCGATCGCATCGCCAAAGCACCCCCCCAAGATTCTCTCTTTGTCTTACGAGACTTGCACCCCATCCTCAAAAATTCCACCTCGGACAAAAATATGCCCGTGATTCGCGAGTTGCGAAATCTCACCCGGGAGTTGCAGCGATCGCGAAAAACCCTCATTTTAACCGCCTATACCCTCGCCATTCCCCCCGAATTAAGTGAGGAAATCACCGTCATCGATTTTCCCCTCCCCGATGCCGCCCATATTAATGCCTTAATTACAAAATTTGTTACCCCCGAACAACTTAAAATCAAAGGATTAGCCCGAGAACAATTAATCAAAGCCTGCCAAGGATTGAGTCGCACCCGCATTCAGCGCGTTTTGGCTAGAGCATTAGCGGACAAACAACAAGTCAACGAAACCGACATTGAAAGCGTCCTGGATGAGAAAAAACAAACCATTCGCCAAACGGGAATTTTAGAGTTTTTACCCGCCCGAGAATCCCTGAAAAATGTGGGCGGATTAGATAACCTCAAAACCTGGGTAAGAATGCGAAATGATGTCTTTAGCGAAGAAGCGCGCCGCTATGGAATTCCTAACCCGAAAGGCGTGTTATTAGTGGGGATTCAAGGCACAGGAAAATCCCTGTCTGCCAAAACCATTGCCCATGAGTGGCGCTTACCCTTATTGCGCTTAGATACCGGACGATTATTTGGGGGAATTGTCGGAGAAAGCGAGAGTCGGTTGCGCCAGATGATTCAACTGGCGGAAGCGATGTCTCCTTGTGTATTATGGATTGATGAAATTGATAAAGCCTTTGGCAATATTTCCGGGGGCACCGATGGGGATTCCGGGACCAGTCGTCGGGTCTTTGGGACTTTAATTACCTGGATGCAGGAAAAAACTGTTCCGGTTTTTATTGTGGCAACGGCTAATAATGTCCGAATTTTACCCGCAGAATTGTTAAGAAAAGGACGATTTGATGAGATATTCTTTTTGAATTTGCCCACGGAAACCGAACGTCGGGAAATTTTTAAAGTTCACCTGATGCGACTGCGCCCCAGTCGGCTGCGGGAGTTTGATTTAGGATTACTTGCCCGTCAAACGAATAACTTTAGTGGGGCGGAAATTGAACAAGTGATTATTGATGGAATGCACCGAGCTTTTGGAGGAAACACCACGGAAAAACGCCGAGATTTTACTACGGAGGATATTTTGCGTGCCAGTGAAGAAACGGTCCCCTTAGCGGCGATCGCCCGCTATCAAATCGAAGAATTAAAACATTGGGCAGCAGAAGCCGGTGCGAGAACCGCTTCTAATGATACGGAATTAACCGAGGAGTTAAAACAGTGGTCCATCCAAAAAGGTATGGATTCCCTGGACTCCGATTAG
- a CDS encoding DUF1257 domain-containing protein codes for MSHFTTIQVQIKNGETLYRCLRELGHHVEENTIVRGYQKQTTSADYVIRQKNGYDLGFRRTGETYELVADFWGAQINPEKFVEEVTQKYAYKTLMVSVEEQGFQVEQEEQLEDGTLRVVVGKWM; via the coding sequence ATGTCTCATTTTACCACGATTCAAGTTCAAATTAAAAACGGCGAAACCCTCTATCGTTGCCTGCGAGAGTTGGGGCATCACGTTGAGGAAAATACCATAGTTCGAGGGTATCAAAAACAAACCACCTCGGCGGATTATGTGATTCGCCAAAAAAATGGGTATGATTTAGGATTTCGTCGGACTGGCGAGACTTATGAGTTAGTGGCAGATTTTTGGGGGGCGCAAATTAATCCGGAGAAATTTGTTGAGGAGGTGACTCAAAAATATGCTTATAAAACCTTGATGGTATCGGTAGAAGAACAGGGCTTTCAGGTAGAACAAGAGGAACAGTTAGAGGATGGAACGTTGCGGGTTGTGGTGGGTAAATGGATGTAG
- a CDS encoding DUF1257 domain-containing protein, producing the protein MSHFTSIQTEIRQIEYLAKALADMGFDSVEVHEFPVPLHGFEGDIREESAEVIVRRKFISSRSNDLGFKRQADGTFVAVISDYDSREYSRDWVKVLSQRYAYHALIGTAPQQGFTVEEEEVLEDGTIRVIIGQWV; encoded by the coding sequence ATGTCCCATTTTACGAGTATTCAGACGGAGATTCGTCAGATAGAGTATTTGGCGAAAGCATTAGCGGATATGGGGTTTGATTCGGTGGAAGTTCATGAGTTTCCGGTTCCACTGCATGGATTTGAGGGAGATATTCGCGAGGAGTCTGCTGAGGTGATTGTGCGGCGCAAGTTTATTAGTTCTCGGAGTAATGATCTGGGATTTAAGCGGCAAGCGGATGGAACGTTTGTGGCGGTGATTTCGGATTATGATTCCCGTGAGTATTCGAGGGACTGGGTTAAGGTGTTAAGTCAGCGGTATGCCTATCATGCGCTGATAGGAACTGCGCCTCAACAAGGGTTTACGGTTGAGGAGGAGGAGGTTTTGGAAGATGGGACAATTCGGGTGATTATTGGGCAGTGGGTATAA